In the genome of Ornithorhynchus anatinus isolate Pmale09 chromosome 9, mOrnAna1.pri.v4, whole genome shotgun sequence, one region contains:
- the GPR75 gene encoding LOW QUALITY PROTEIN: probable G-protein coupled receptor 75 (The sequence of the model RefSeq protein was modified relative to this genomic sequence to represent the inferred CDS: inserted 2 bases in 1 codon), whose product PPGAREAVHPAALAGCTVLLAAVFGLGSYGNLVVFSSFFDPASRRFRADSDFLILSLSLCDLLVCAVTAPMLAYGLLAEAAAAGVPGAFCLAFRLTGSGFVLVSLETAAVIALRRLRVALGRQPDRPASLPAALLLTLALWAAGFTLAALATLRPARSRLCLPLAGPPGGGGTTVLCLYAADFALCVAVVAVSYVAIARALWRNARGRRRPPGPARGPRRPPGGTPAPAPGGXVRRPGPAPCRGRDYGRLRPPSAAALAPARDSRAVLTCVVIVLSALLCCLPLGVALAGAAWGGGGGGLLYQLELCGFTLAFGKSGLNPFIYSRKGAGLRRKALGCFRAFPPGLSARCRRRRLCCRHRTRLRALGEGSLDVNRNKSSHHETNSAGPPSPRPGEGAAGGPRRSRDAGSGPPGLPLGGLGKRPGPVARTRARESEGGGF is encoded by the exons ccgccgggggcccgggaggccgTCCACCCGGCCGCGCTGGCCGGCTGCACCGTCCTGCTGGCCGCCGTCTTCGGGCTGGGCTCCTACGGCAACCTCGTCGTCTTCTCGTCCTTCTTCGACCCGGCCTCCCGCAGGTTCCGCGCCGACTCCGACTTCCTGATCCTGAGCCTGTCCCTCTGCGACCTGCTGGTCTGCGCGGTGACGGCGCCCATGCTGGCCTACGGCCTGCTGGCCGAGGCCGCGGCCGCGGGCGTCCCCGGCGCCTTCTGCCTGGCCTTCCGCCTGACCGGCTCCGGCTTCGTCCTCGTGTCCCTCGAGACGGCGGCGGTCATCGCCCTGCGCCGGCTGCGCGTGGCGCTGGGCCGGCAGCCCGACCGGCCGGCCTCCCTCCCGGCCGCGCTGCTCCTCACCCTGGCCCTCTGGGCGGCCGGCTTCACCCTGGCGGCGCTGGCCACGCTCCGGCCCGCCCGCTCGCGCCTCTGCCTGCCCCTGGCCGGCCCgcccggcgggggggggacgaCCGTCCTCTGCCTCTACGCCGCCGACTTCGCCCTCTGCGTGGCCGTGGTGGCCGTCTCCTACGTCGCCATCGCCCGGGCCCTGTGGAGGAACGCCCGGGGGCGGaggcgccccccgggcccggcccgcgggccgcggcggccccccggcgggaccccggccccggcccccggggg cgtccggcggcccggcccggccccctgccGCGGCCGGGACTACGGCCGGCTGCGGCCGCCCTCGGCCGCCGCGCTGGCCCCGGCCCGGGACTCGCGGGCGGTGCTGACCTGCGTGGTCATCGTGCTGTCGGCCCTGCTCTGCTGCCTGCCCCTGGGGGTGGCCCTGGCCGGGGCcgcgtggggcgggggcgggggcggcctccTCTACCAGCTGGAGCTGTGCGGCTTCACCCTGGCCTTCGGCAAGTCGGGCCTGAACCCTTTCATCTACTCGCGGAAGGGCGCCGGCCTGCGGCGGAAGGCGCTGGGCTGCTTCCGGGCCTTCCCCCCGGGCCTCTCGGCCCGCTGCCGTCGCCGCCGCCTCTGCTGCCGGCACAGGACCCGCCTCCGCGCCCTGGGCGAGGGCAGCCTGGACGTCAACAGGAACAAGTCGTCCCACCACGAGACCAACTCGGCCGGCCCGCCGTCCccgcggcccggggagggggcggccgggggcccccGCCGCTCCCGGGACGCCGgctccgggcccccgg GCCTGCCATTGGGCGGTCTGGGGAAGCGGCCCGGCCCGGTGgcgagaacccgggcccgggagtcagaaggtggcggGTTCTGA